The Sphaerodactylus townsendi isolate TG3544 unplaced genomic scaffold, MPM_Stown_v2.3 scaffold_1335, whole genome shotgun sequence genomic interval cacagtgtgtaacagacttccctctgtgatacacctctgaagatgccggccacagatgcaggcgaaacgttaggaacaagatctaccagaccacggccacacagcccagaaaacccacagccaaAGGAAATGGGGTTTCCCAGAGGTGAGTGGCTCAAGAGCACTGCTGATGCCGAATTTTGTTTAGAACAAGTGGGTCTAAACGCCAGACCCTTCcgcagtccacctgtcaaatgtGAGGTCGCCAATATCTAgggaggtgagagctaagaaaaactggGCCTAGAGCTGGCAAAaatagcccctgccagcagtgtATCGTTTGGGAGCACTCAGAGACTTGACCAGAGTGAAACGCCATTCCAGCGGAAGTCAAGAAAGCACAACTCAGCCTGTACCCCTGGTGTCTGCCTATTACTGGAGAGGCTGGGGGGCTTCTGAGCCCCACACACCTCCCTTGTGGGAACGAAAGAGGGAAAGACGCAGCCAGGGTGTGGCCACCCAAGAAATGAACAGTGCAGGTATATGAACGGATGCTTCCATACAGCCACTGCCAAGTGAATGGCCTTTGCAGTCGCGGAGTCATGTTTGGGAGGaagtttatttctgtttttaagaactttggctgggggtggggggattgaaaCACTTAATTAACCCCCGTGAGGCTTTCAGCTGTTGGATGTTCATCCGTGAAAGTGTTTATAggatggtctttttttaaaaggtctcttccccaccccccctggaGAAAAACCTGCTCCTTGACCATGCCTTTAAGCTAAGGAGGAGAAAGTAACAACATGTCCTCTTAGACACTACCCTGACTGGGGACTTTGCACCGAAAATGCTGGTTGTGTTAACATGTTACTTTGAGAGCCATCTGTCTGGCCTGCCTTGTTAGGCAAGCGCCGGCCTCCATTATTAATGAGCTGCGAAGCTGCTAAAAACTCCCTTGTGCGTGTCTGTTGTTTGTGTCGCTTGCCTGCAGGACGAGTCGAAGCCGCCCTATTCGTACGCCCAGCTAATTGTTCAAGCTATCTCCTCGGCCCAGGACAGGCAATTAACACTAAGCGGGATCTACGCCCATATCACCAAGCATTATCCGTACTACAGGACAGCGGATAAAGGTTGGCAGGTGAGTGTCGGGCGCCCGGGTGGAGAGAACTGGCCGGCTGGCAGCTATCCGTGCCTGTGCTTTGGGATCTGACTACCTGCGATCTTCTGCGTCCTGCAGAATTCCATCCGGCACAACCTCTCCCTGAACCGCTACTTCATTAAAGTCCCGCGTTCACAAGAGGAACCCGGAAAGGGCTCTTTTTGGAGGATAGATCCTTCTTCAGAAGCCAAGCTGGTGGAGCAGGCGTTCCGGAAACGGAGACAGCGGGGGGTGTCCTGCTTTCGAACACCTTTTGGGCCTCTCTCTTCCAGGTAAGTGTAGCTGGATGGTGGACTGGTGGTGGGTTGCCCACGCAAAGAGGTCTCTTGAGTGTATAATTCAGAGGTAGTCGATAGATTTCATGGGGGCACAGAAGCAGCATGAGTCAGATTTTGAAGTATTTAGTGCCAGTCCTCTGAGTCTAATTCCTCAGGGAAAACTGGAGCAACATTGAACATGGTTGTACAACCATACAGAACTATGACAGAGCCAAGTTGGAGATAGCTTGtggccagaggtggagctaccaggggatggggggtgcgcacTGCACtgggagctgccccccccccactttagttcagcctggaagTGCAAGCTGGAAacgcggcctgttcacttgaaaacagcctggtgggaactacacttcccaggagaccttgcgaaccccaacgtctcctgggaagtgtagttcccaccaggccgttttcagcctcaagtgaacaggccacttttcccagTCTTCGTTTTcaggttggggggggcggggggcgcagaagacacagagtgcgcaccaggcacagtatggcccagctacacatCTGCTCGTGGCCCAATCCTTGGACACTTTCCGTGGTCTGAGGTGTGTCTCTAACACCATCTGGTGCTGCAGTGTTAAATGATATTATTCACAATAATTTGGGTGGGAAGTTGAGTTCGTGTTGACAGAAGTAGAGCAACCCACCCTTCTCCCATAGCTTATGAAACCCAGGGCCAGTATTGGCTGGGCACCACGTTGTTGATGTGATTGTGGCAGAGCCTGATGGGGAAAGTGGATGATTGTGAAGGTTCCTCCGTTGTTCAGACGCTGTTGTTCTGTGTGGAGAGTGTTGAGAACTataccagagtggtgtagtggttaagatcaggtggattctaatctggagaaccgagtttgattccccactcctccacctgagtggcagaggcctatctagtgaaccacactcctacattccacactcctacattcctgctgggtgacctcacagttcccactgaagtctctcagcccccaccaacctcacaagatgtctgttgtggggagaggaagggaaaggagtttgttagccaccttacaggcagtggtaggattcagccggttcgcaccacttcagcagaaccggttgttaaaatggtgtttgtatacaaccagttgttaaattatttgaatcccatcactgcttacaggagagaaaggtgggatataaatcaaaacttgtcttcttcctcttctacctgTGTACACCTGTTGTAAGCACCAAACGGCATGCTAAAATCCCGATGACACGATTCGTGTCCCCCACCTGACCTGCATTTTGTGGGTGCGTGTTCATTGCCGGTGACCTAACGCCACTCTCGCACCTCTCGCTGCTTTCTCGCATCCAGGAGCGCCCCTGCATCACCCAGCCATCCTGGCCTGCTGTCCCCCCACTCGAGTGGCCTGCAGACCCCGGAGTGCCTTTCCAGGGAGGGCTCGCCCATTCCGCACGACCATGACTTTGGCTCTAAGCTGGCCTCCGTTCCAGAGTATCGCTATTCACAGAGCGCACCTGGTAAGTCACCAGCAGAGTTTCAGAGCTGGGGAGAAGGTACGCCAACGAAGTCTGTGGGCTTCGCCCTCGGCCGTCCGTTGTGACaagcagcctggagcgacggaaGCCTGTCTGTTGAGAAAAAGCCGCTGCCTTTCTTCTTGCAGGTTCACCCGTCAGTGCCCAGCCGGTGATCATGGCTGTCCCTCCTCGGCCATCTGCCCTGGTGACCAAGCCGCTGGCGTACATGCCGGCCTCCATTGTGACTTCTCAGCAGCCATCCGGCCACGCCATCCACGTCGTCCAGCAAGCCCCCACTGTCACAATGGTGCGGGTGGTGACCACCTCGGCAAACTCAGCCAATGGATACATCCTGACGAATCAGGGGGCGGGAGGCGGAGGCCACGAAGCGGCAGGATCCATTCTGGACTTGGCCGGTGAGGCCCGAGGTAACGTGGCCTGTTTGGGAAGGGCCAGCTTTGCTGTGTTGCTCTTAATTGAACGTGTCATCTCAAAATACGGAGCGTCTTCTCACAGGAGAGGTTATTTGTGATGAAGGCCATCCTGTTCCCTTCTGGGAAGTCTCGAATGTTTGTGATATTTGTGGCAGTGAATTATATGTTTGTGACGGTACCTTTGAGAGGTGGCTCTGGGCCTCATGGGTCAAAGCGGATGCAGGGTGTGTGGAGATCACCTGCTTTTCCTGTACACGAAGCAGGTAGAAAAGGAATAAACTTAGCTTGGCCTTGCAAAGCAGGTAGTGCTAAATGCTGTGATTGGCTGCTGAGGCCAGGCCCAAATTGGTAAGTTTCTGTCGTAGAAGAGAGTGTAGAAGGCAGAAACCAGGGCGTGGAAGAAATTGCTCTGTGCATCCGaagctctgtgtgtgcgtgtgtgttcaCGCTGACACTTGATGTCTATCTTTGTGTAGAATGAATTAACAGAAACTCAGGTGGGAAACCTGCCAGACCCTGGGTGATGCTTAGTTCTGTTTCTGTAGGGATGGATGAGAAGCCAACCATCGCGTTTGCGGCAATACCCACCGCCAGTCGAGTGATCCAGACGGTTGCCAGTCAGATGGCTCAGGGTGTCCCGGGACAAACGGTCACCATCCTGCAGCAGGCAGCCCCTGTGACCCTCGGACAGCATCATCTGCCTATCCGGGCAGTGACCCAAAACGGGAAGCACGCTGTTTCCACCAACAGCATAGCCGGTGGAGCTTATGGTATGTGCGACTGTTGTAtgtatccattcattcattcattcattcattcattcattcattcatgcctTTGTTTGTTCATGTAATTgtatgtattgtattttattccaATGTTTTCTCCAGTGGGGGTCCTAAGTGTCTTATATTCTTCACATCTTCTCCATGGGAGCCAGTGCTTAAGAGTgtttcagtggttaagagcaggtgcactctaacctggagaaccgggtttgattccctgctctgccacttgagctgtggaggcttagctggtgaaccagatgagcttgtgcactccgacacatgccgcaccttgggctagtcacagttcttcggagctctctcagccccacccctctcacagggtgtttgttgtgaggggcggggggagggaaaggagattgtaagcccctttgagtctccttagaagagagaaaggggggatataaatccaaactcttctcttcttcttcatgtttgcctcacagcaaccctgtgaggtaggtttgtgACAGGGTCAAGGTTAGGCATAAATCTTACATGGCAGAggggagattcgaacctgggtttcccagatcctaatctaacCGACTGGCTCTTTAATTCTGTTTCTGTGCCTGTGGAAATGTGTCCGGAATGCTGCGTTGGTGCCAAAGAGGAAGATTAGGGACATCCAGTTGTCTGCAGCCGTCTGGTTCGCTTTCCCTGTGTTGGCACAGAAATGTGTCAAGGCACCTAACTGAGGCAAAAGTGCACCTTGTGGCCTGTGGAAATGTAAATGTGCACATGTGTTGTGTCTGCTGACAATAGAGGAGATAGCTGAGAGTGGCCTGGCGTGCTTTCCTTGGCCTAGGATTGTAGCAAATCGTGGCTAGAGGGAACCCCACGTTGGAGCCTGAAGCAGCTTTGGAGGTTTATCCAGACGTTCCACACAGACCTTGCAGCCTGAAGGAGGAAGACGTCGCTTTTGAAACGAGCGGCTGGCAGTGTGGATTTAGTGAGCCCCAGTgttgattggttgttgttggtgACTGGGAAGTTTCCACTTCACACGTGTACCCCGGTAGCCACGTCGTAGATTGTGAGGGTTGCTGCTGCGGTGTAGGAGTTTAGATTTCTGCCTGTTTTGTGCTGACATGCCGCCATTAATAGAATGTTCTATTATATCCTATGTTGAGTATCCCCCTGGAATTGTTTGTAAAGACAGGTGTTGACCCGGAAATGTGTCTCAATTGTTCATTAATAATGCCatttagagaagaagagtttggatttatatctcccctttctctccagtaaggagactccaaggggcttacaatctccttgcccttcccccctcacaacaaacaccctgtgaggtgagtggggctgagagagctccaaagaactgtgactagcccaaggtcgcccagcgggcatgtgttggcgtgcacagactaatctagttcaccagataagcctccacagctcaagtggcaaagcggggaatcaaacccggttccccagcgtagagtgcacctgctcttaaccaccacgctggctctccactggTCAACAAGCAATACTGCTCTGTATGAAAAAGGTAGGACAGACTGTAACAGGGTAAATCCTCTGGGAGTGGACATATCAAAGTGCAAAGCAGTAATATGTAGGAGGAGCTGAAAATCTGTGCATGTGAGAAATTCTTGCTGTTTTCCATTTTGCTCCACAGCCATTTAAGAGACACACAATTGCTGAGATCGAGATTGGGGGCTGTGTGAGAGTTGGCAGAAAATAGACATTGTGCATGTGAAGCTGGTGAAATACATATTTGAGAATGCCATCCTTTCTTCCCCAGCCCTCACTAATCCGTTGCAGCTCCTCGCAGCCCAAGCCAGCTCCTCCGTGCCTGTGGTCGTCAGCCAGGTGGCCGAGGCTGGAACTAAGGATGGCGCCGAGGGTCTGACTGAGCTGGATGTCAAAAGACCCCGGTTGGACGAGTCCAGAGGAGTGGCTCCGTTGCAGACCACTGGCGGTGTCATCACTTCGACCACCCCACAGGGCCAGGCTGCGGGGGAATGAGAGCAGAAATGTCCCGAAAGGCAGAATGGGGtcagaaggggtggggagggggaagccgggggggggggctgcatttgTAACACCGTGGCCTTTTAGAAGAAAGGTTTGGAGAGATCTTCTTTATATAAGCATGTAAAGGGCAGACCGGCCATTTGTAGAACGTCACACCGCGAAGGGAAAACCTCCACCCATCTGTACCTGGGTCTCTATTCTGTCGTTCAATCTGGGGatctttctccacccccacccccaccccccttttagaTTAAAAGAAATACAGACACTTTTGATTGTATGACTGCTGGGATGTGCGTGGGTTTGTGTCATTTGTGGTCTCCCCTCCTCTGTCTCTTTTGTACACACACTGTGGGGTGGAAGCACCTAGTTCTTATGGGACTATGATCTTGGAAGACTTTTCATGTGCGCACGTTTCCTCGGCCTCACGGAATCCTTAAACGGCAATGTCTTGGGTGCGGGGAAGTGTTGGGATGGTTGAGTGCAGTGGACACATCTTCCAGTGTGAAGGATGGGTGAGAACACGGGAGTCCCTGTCGCACAGAGGTGTGGTGTTTCCTGGGCACCCGCTTGATCACAGTGGTGGTGAGCACTGGGTGGAATGTGACATCTCAGTGCAGGTAAGTTGTACGTGTtggaaaagaaagaggggagCTGTCGCATGGATTGCAATGCCTGGGTGAGTGCTGAATTCTTTGGGAAAGCCGTTCCCTTGTGTTCCTCAAGCTTCTCTTGTATCAGGGTGTATCAACACAGGGCTAAGTAGCAATGAGACGTTCCTGGTGATCTCATTTTGAGAGACCATGAAAAATGGGACAACGCCATAGACCTGGGAggttggtgaagaagaagaagagcttggatttatatcccacctttctctcatgtaaggaggctcaaggtgacttacaagctcctttcccttcctctccccataacaaccttgtgaggtcagtggggctgagagagttctgagacaactgtgactagtccaaggtcacccagcaggaatgtaggagtgtgggaacacatgtggttcaccagataagcctccgccgtaGGAGCTGTCCTGTGAAGAGGTATATCTTCACTGGAGCATTCCTTGCCCAAGGCAAATTGCTGGCTCTCTATTAACCCCAGACCAGCTGTAAATTGAGCTTCATAGGTTGGGCGCTGCTTTGGTGGCTGTGTTTCAACCCTCTCAGATctaattcccccccacacacacacacacacacctgccccccATAAAAAGTGGTAAAACTTCTTGGGCATTAACACACTTCTCCCCAGCTTTTGGTGCAGGGTGTGTTTTAGTGATGGGAAAATATCAATGTGGTAGTACAACCCAGATTGGAactgttgtgttttttaattgccAAAAGCATCTGGGGTTGTCCTTGGTGTGTTGAATGACGTCCCCAACTTGAGCTGAGATGTAACTGCTCGAGCTCCTCCACGGTGATTGACAGCCGGACTCGCAGAGTGAGCCGTGTGCATAACGGAGCTTGGCTCCTCAATGGAAAATCCTCGTCATCTCAGCCACACAGTGGATTGACCTGAAAGCGAAGCGGTGCTTTTAGAAGTTGCCTGAACAAGCAAAATCTCTCCCCCAATTTACATATCAGAATCAGTAACGTTTTAATAACACTGACACATCAATGTAAGGGGCCAGAACTTGGTGGCTTCCGCTTGCGTGGAGTTTGTGGGGGGAAACGGATGAGTCGACCCCATGTTAGTGCAGAGTGGGATTTGATGGGTCGAGTATCagtatggggtttttttgccggGATGGGGAAATGAGGGTCTGGATGGTAATAATAAATCAagtgggggaaatgtgtgtgGGAAATTGTTGACAACAGTGGGTTGTTAGAAGAGGGGGCAGGAAAGCCACATCCCTAGCAGCTGAAGGGACCCGTATTCCCTGTCATCGTGTAAAGACAGGAGTCACGTGGAATCCACCCTGAGGTGTAGTGATCTTGGGTGGGCAGAGGCTGGTGAATCAGGTGGGTGGAGGCAGGAGCATTGGGGGGGGGTCACACAGCAGCAGTCGGTGGTGTACAGTGAAAGCCGCTCGCGTCCTCAGCTGTCCCTCAGCATGTTGGATTCCCTCAGAAGGTGACCCACTGAGGATTCCTCTGTCGAGCAACTATCAACGTGCCTCTTTCTTCTTGGGATGGACCAGGAGACGAGCAGGtgagaaatgggggtgggggggtggggtggagtgatAACTACCATGTGAACCTGTGCCCCAGGTTCCTTCAGGTAAACTTTGTACAAAAGAGAGAGCAGAACGAGCCAGGCCCTGATCGCTGAGCATTAGGCTGCTGTATTGTGTGACTGGCGTCCAGTTCCCACTGCTGCTATAAAGTTCATTGAGTGCGTGCAGAGTGCTCGCGGTCTCTGTGTGGCCTGCGTCACAAGGCTACGAGGGTgaaatggggggggcgggggggccaaCCACGTGTGGCCACTGGAGTTCCTTTGAGGAAGGAAAAGGTTGAAGTGACCTGACAAAGGGATTGCATTCTCTAGCTTTGTTCCTGTGGAATTTGGACACTGCATTGCggctgcagccacaaaatggctgccgtggctCCTGCAGGTGTTAGAGGAAGCCCCCAAAGGAGTGGGTGGCATTTGACATTCAGTCCCACCTTGAAGATTACTGGGGTGTGGCATGCGTCCCCCAAAATTTGCTGAGCCACTCCACTCTCCAGTGGCCTTTCAGAAGGGCTGGCAGG includes:
- the FOXK1 gene encoding forkhead box protein K1, producing the protein MGFPRAAKLLKTPLCVSVVCVACLQDESKPPYSYAQLIVQAISSAQDRQLTLSGIYAHITKHYPYYRTADKGWQNSIRHNLSLNRYFIKVPRSQEEPGKGSFWRIDPSSEAKLVEQAFRKRRQRGVSCFRTPFGPLSSRSAPASPSHPGLLSPHSSGLQTPECLSREGSPIPHDHDFGSKLASVPEYRYSQSAPGSPVSAQPVIMAVPPRPSALVTKPLAYMPASIVTSQQPSGHAIHVVQQAPTVTMVRVVTTSANSANGYILTNQGAGGGGHEAAGSILDLAGEARGMDEKPTIAFAAIPTASRVIQTVASQMAQGVPGQTVTILQQAAPVTLGQHHLPIRAVTQNGKHAVSTNSIAGGAYALTNPLQLLAAQASSSVPVVVSQVAEAGTKDGAEGLTELDVKRPRLDESRGVAPLQTTGGVITSTTPQGQAAGE